One region of Termitidicoccus mucosus genomic DNA includes:
- a CDS encoding glycerate kinase: MKKIVVAVDSFKGCLDSLEVAGAIEAGIKAVHPRCEVVKVPVADGGEGTVQALVWATGGRTHTLTVHGPLMRPVAASYGILGDGRTAVIEMASASGLPLVPPGERNPMETTTLGTGELIADALRRGCRRFILGIGGSATNDAGTGLLQALGFRFLDAAGTELGHGGKILKTIARIDGSGANPLLREAEFRVACDVDNPFSGPRGAAHVYGPQKGADPQMVAVLDRGLAQFAAVIKAHTGRDIDAEPGAGAAGGMGGGLLAFLGARLQPGIALVLETLRFENLLDGASLVITGEGRMDAQTAMGKAPQGVAAAAARRGVPVIALAGGVEDTAAINRIGIAGVFSIMPRPMSLQDAMVPETAAKNIRELVAQLFQTIAAVRP, from the coding sequence ATGAAAAAAATCGTCGTCGCAGTGGATTCGTTCAAAGGGTGCCTCGATTCGCTTGAGGTCGCCGGCGCGATCGAGGCCGGCATCAAAGCCGTGCACCCGCGCTGCGAGGTGGTCAAGGTGCCCGTGGCCGACGGCGGCGAGGGCACCGTGCAGGCGCTGGTCTGGGCCACCGGCGGGCGGACGCACACGCTCACCGTCCACGGCCCGCTCATGCGCCCGGTCGCCGCGTCCTACGGCATCCTCGGCGACGGGCGCACCGCCGTCATCGAAATGGCCTCGGCCAGCGGCCTGCCGCTCGTGCCGCCCGGCGAGCGGAATCCGATGGAAACCACGACCCTCGGCACGGGCGAATTGATCGCCGACGCGCTCCGGCGCGGCTGCCGGCGTTTCATTCTCGGCATCGGCGGCAGCGCGACCAACGACGCCGGCACGGGCCTGTTGCAGGCGCTGGGATTCCGGTTCCTCGATGCCGCCGGGACCGAACTCGGGCACGGTGGAAAAATCCTGAAAACCATCGCGCGCATCGACGGCTCCGGCGCGAACCCATTGCTGCGCGAGGCGGAATTTCGCGTCGCGTGCGATGTGGACAACCCGTTTTCCGGCCCGCGTGGCGCGGCGCATGTTTACGGCCCGCAAAAAGGCGCCGATCCGCAAATGGTCGCCGTGCTCGACCGCGGGCTCGCCCAGTTCGCCGCGGTGATAAAAGCGCACACCGGCCGTGACATCGACGCCGAACCCGGCGCGGGCGCGGCGGGCGGCATGGGCGGCGGCCTGCTGGCGTTTCTCGGCGCGCGCCTGCAACCGGGCATCGCGCTGGTGCTCGAGACGCTCCGGTTCGAAAATCTCCTCGATGGCGCGAGCCTCGTCATCACCGGGGAGGGTCGCATGGATGCGCAGACCGCGATGGGCAAGGCCCCGCAGGGCGTCGCGGCGGCGGCGGCCCGGCGCGGCGTGCCGGTGATCGCCCTGGCGGGCGGCGTCGAGGACACGGCGGCGATCAACCGCATCGGCATCGCAGGCGTGTTCTCCATCATGCCGCGCCCGATGTCGCTGCAGGACGCGATGGTGCCCGAAACCGCCGCGAAAAACATCCGCGAGCTGGTGGCGCAACTATTCCAAACCATCGCGGCCGTGCGACCGTAA